The following proteins come from a genomic window of Amaranthus tricolor cultivar Red isolate AtriRed21 chromosome 14, ASM2621246v1, whole genome shotgun sequence:
- the LOC130799268 gene encoding uncharacterized protein LOC130799268 — protein MSAIALDKGGVFFLYGHGGTGQTFIWRTLCAAIRSRGDIVLVVASSGIASLLLPMGRTAHSRFGIPLTATQDSMCSGIKHGSDLTGLLQKTKLIIWDEAPMVRKYCFEALEKSMWDALRGADGLPVDISFGGKVVIFGGNCRHTPCHSQGTRQDIVFAAINSLRIDLSDADEIREFVDWILKIGDGKLGEPNDGEVMIDIPEDILMKNVQDPIASIVHGTYPNLIGKLSNGSFFYDWAVPAATNEIVCRVNDYAMSLIHSEEKVYLSSDSISKAYGFVNNQNNVFSVEFLNIIKCSGLPNHEIRLKKGVPIMLLRNSDQSAGLSNGTRLIVSHVGEHIIEVKILT, from the exons ATGAGTGCAATTGCACTTGACAAAGGAGGTGTATTTTTCCTATACGGTCATGGTGGGACTGGACAAACTTTCATATGGCGAACATTGTGTGCTGCTATTCGTTCAAGGGGAGATATTGTACTAGTTGTTGCTTCAAGTGGTATCGCATCGCTTCTACTTCCTATGGGAAGAACTGCTCATTCTAGATTTGGTATACCTTTGACTGCCACTCAAGATTCCATGTGTTCAGGCATCAAACATGGTAGTGACTTAACTGGACTCTTACAGAAAACCAAACTGATAATTTGGGATGAAGCACCTATGGTGAGGAAGTATTGTTTTGAAGCTTTAGAAAAGAGTATGTGGGATGCATTGCGTGGTGCTGATGGACTCCCCGTAGATATCTCTTTTGGAGGCAAAGTAGTTATATTTGGTGGTAATTGTCGTCACACTCCCTGTCATTCCCAAGGAACTCGACAAGATATTGTATTTGCAGCTATTAATTC GCTTCGTATTGATTTAAGTGATGCTGATGAAATAAGAGAATTTGTTGATTGGATACTTAAAATTGGAGATGGAAAACTTGGAGAACCGAATGACGGTGAAGTTATGATTGACATCCCAGAAGATATTTTGATGAAAAATGTACAAGATCCTATTGCGTCAATTGTTCATGGCACATATCCTAATCTAATAGGCAAATTGAGCAATGGAAGTTTTTTCTATGACTGGGCTGTTCCAGCTGCTACAAATGAAATTGTTTGCAGAGTTAATGATTATGCAATGTCATTAATACACAGTGAGGAAAAGGTATACTTGAGCTCAGATTCTATAAGCAAAGCATATGGTTTTGTCAacaatcaaaacaatgtatTCTCAGTTGAGTttctaaatataataaaatgttCTGGTTTGCCGAATCATGAAATCAGATTGAAAAAAGGTGTGCCAATTATGTTGCTTAGAAATAGTGATCAATCAGCTGGTTTGAGCAATGGCACAAGGCTGATTGTAAGTCATGTCGGGGAACATATCATAGAGGTTAAGATTCTTACATGA
- the LOC130800108 gene encoding uncharacterized protein LOC130800108, whose amino-acid sequence MGCSMSNLAAKLAFFPPSPSTYEVKKRDSDGKYIAVSEAGAVPIPQEDDPLLNVHVIETKRGNKIVAFYLKNPYARLTVLYSHGNAADLGQLYDLFVQLKINLRVNLMGFDYSGYGASTGKPSEGNTYADIEAVYQFLQTEYGTCQEDLILYGQSVGSGPTLHLASKLRRLRGVVLHSAILSGLRVLCHVKFTFCVDIYRNIRKIRKVKCPVLVIHGTEDDVVNWLHGNGLWKRAREPYEPLWIKGGGHCNLELHPDYIRHLCRFVQEMENVTTQIRLKKIRDTLKLHPKPPHPQAANTTCSRSCSCWDCCSCTCKMKCWKPRCPKSRCCFPNCCSANRCSVNCCRSCFNCPKCTNCCSCFGWPKCLTCCVPSCFKCSQPKCPSECCSCKGCCTWNCCCCCCSTTDQRRED is encoded by the exons ATGGGGTGTTCAATGTCAAATTTGGCTGCCAAATTGGCATTCTTTCCACCATCTCCATCAACTTATGAAGTGAAAAAGAGAGATTCTGATGGAAAATATATAGCAGTTTCAGAAGCAGGTGCAGTACCAATTCCTCAAGAAGATGATCCACTTTTGAATGTTCATGTAATTGAAACTAAAAGAGGAAATAAGATTGTAGCTTTTTACTTGAAAAATCCATATGCTAGGCTCACTGTTCTTTACTCTCATGGAAATGCTGCTGACCTTGGTCAACTCTATGATCTCTTTGTTCAACTTAAAATCAATCTCAGAGTCAACTTAATGGG GTTTGATTATTCTGGATATGGTGCATCTACTGGTAAG CCAAGTGAGGGCAATACATATGCAGATATAGAGGCTGTTTATCAGTTTCTTCAGACTGAATATGGAACTTGTCAAGAAGACTTAATTTTATACGGGCAGTCGGTTGGAAGTGGGCCCACACTACACCTGGCTTCAAAACTACGAAGGTTGAGGGGTGTGGTTTTGCACAGTGCCATCCTCTCTGGACTTCGTGTTCTATGCCATGTGAAGTTCACGTTCTGTGTAGATATCTATAGG aatataagaaaaattcGGAAAGTAAAGTGTCCTGTGCTGGTGATACAT GGTACGGAAGACGATGTAGTGAATTGGTTACATGGGAATGGACTATGGAAACGAGCCAGGGAACCTTATGAACCCTTGTGGATCAAAGGTGGCGGCCACTGCAACTTGGAGCTACACCCTGATTACATTCGCCACCTCTGCCGATTTGTACAGGAAATGGAGAACGTTACCACCCAAATACGCCTCAAGAAAATCCGAGATACCCTCAAGCTCCACCCAAAACCCCCGCATCCACAAGCTGCCAATACGACATGCAGCCGGTCATGTAGCTGTTGGGACTGTTGTAGTTGTACCTGTAAGATGAAATGCTGGAAACCTCGTTGCCCAAAATCTCGTTGCTGCTTCCCGAACTGCTGCTCTGCAAACCGCTGCTCAGTAAATTGCTGCCGGAGTTGTTTTAACTGCCCTAAATGCACAAATTGCTGCAGTTGTTTCGGATGGCCAAAATGCCTGACTTGCTGCGTACCTAGTTGCTTCAAATGTTCACAACCGAAATGCCCAAGTGAGTGCTGTTCTTGCAAAGGGTGTTGTACGTGGAATTGTTGTTGCTGTTGCTGCTCTACGACTGATCAAAGGCGTGAGGATTAG